Proteins from a genomic interval of Cucumis melo cultivar AY chromosome 7, USDA_Cmelo_AY_1.0, whole genome shotgun sequence:
- the LOC127150257 gene encoding uncharacterized protein LOC127150257: protein MTPEEEQLKIASGELFENFRSSTIIQSKNGGSKRVREVVNDEDELKKSKKQKSKIKMKKAIRNLQDRVAVVEGQLNTIKSDIDELKGLMSTILKHIGLQRKGDEGDHKVSEGLEDEHIEVKKKGDEDVLEKKVDIGLEEPIDVVDDEDVIEIEPFLTQRPHVRPARRKRASVYLSTPFTTLPKRSLTSTTSTSESEAIVYDPMHKILDVHLDRLRAWITDKRTDDELRETFHGKKSKAFFRDLFMCRRWLSDEHLDALFLFIRLKIKAAGIPSSQNFTTADTIFMRILVSKWPLYKECIKENRPFDWDEEYRLVDYVVGSKVDFQDPWASVDYVYSPFNVHGNHWVLLCLDLVSCQVKVWDSLPSLTTAEEMTNILLPIRQLVPKLLDSTGFFDRRGRSSTYKEPWPVVIVDPIPLQRNNCDCGVFAIKYFEYIAAGVGLDTLCQENMSYFRKQLAFQVWTNQHSYVLKY from the exons atgacacctgaagaggagcaattgaaaattgcttcaggtgaactttttgaaaacttccgctcatctaccattattcagtcgaagaatggtggttcaaaaagagtacgagaagttgttaacgatgaagatgagttgaaaaagagtaagaaacagaagtccaagattaagatgaaaaaggctattcgaaatctccaagatcgagtagcggttgttgaaggccaacttaatactataaaatccgatattgacgaattgaagggcctgatgtcaaccatattgaagcacattggacttcaaagaaag ggtgacgaaggggaccacaaggtgtccgaaggcttggaggatgaacacattgaagttaaaaagaag ggtgacgaagatgtgttggagaagaaggttgatattggtttagaggagccaatagatgtcgttgacgatgaggacgtcatagagatagaaccatttctcactcaacgaccacacgttcggcccgcccgtaggaagcgtgcaagtgtttacctatcaaccccattcacaactctacctaaacggtctctgacatcaaccaccagcacctctgagtctgaagcaattgtttatgatcctatgcacaaaatacttgacgtccatttagatagacttcgagcgtggattacagacaagcgtacagacgatgagctgcgtgaaacctttcatgggaaaaaatcgaaggcttttttcagagacttgtttatgtgtcgccggtggttgtcggatgag catttggatgcactttttcttttcattcgcttgaagattaaggcagccgggataccttcttctcagaacttcacaactgcggacacaatctttatg cgcattttagtttcgaagtggcccctatacaaagaatgtattaaagagaatcgcccgtttgactgggacgaagagtataggttggttgactatgttgtcgggtcaaaagtggacttccaagatccttgggcaagtgttgattacgtttactctccattcaatgtccatggcaaccattgggttctattatgcttggatttggtaagttgtcaagtgaaggtatgggattcgcttccgtcacttacaactgccgaagagatgacaaacatattactgcccattcgacagttggtgccaaagttgttagatagtactggcttctttgataggagaggtagatcatcgacatacaaggaaccttggccagttgtcattgttgacccaattccacttcaacgaaataattgtgattgtggcgtattcgcaattaagtattttgagtacatagctgctggtgttggtttagatacattatgtcaagaaaacatgtcatactttagaaaacaattagcatttcaagtATGGAccaaccaacactcctatgtattgaaatattaa
- the LOC127150256 gene encoding uncharacterized protein LOC127150256 isoform X2: protein MDDTITKQSLELYEMKQMLERLVQNQTENQGNDHTDQNDNEYVVQEQHTQQQPTEEQHTERQEETQREHEEERGSDISIDGRDADLLMTIRDISDSLSHQIQKESDLPQMITTLPYVSQPLALCELAPMDQTVQIVNEESQLVEMKKNDEAVTLVEKEPVTVPDKDVEEKPIKRRKLCKIANKEVQHEDEQGNPPTTSAQIISVSTTPVPDVEIREVDPYNPMWKVDPKLWKEYLQWKKSRKTTHEERKVVSTTRKKDFFRQLEENTWVHGDTLDLLFAHLQNKMLHLKHHCKRSFRILHSSFLTGINKPDCIVWNHIFDTHLVTPDNKKAEWTDPTAHLSIWTEKDVEYYFNTAVGDYNDIPGWGDVNYVITCINIKEHWLAIAADMRKCRIYVFDSMPNYVEQKLVDEALQMPARCIASLAIAIGVNLHSDRFTYGPWPIRRSKATLQKGRSLDCGIFCTKFVECLVTASDLGCLTVPNMKLFRQQYVLELWANKYFC from the exons atggatgacacaatcacaaagcagtcattggagctgtatgaaatgaagcagatgctggagagattggtccag aatcaaactgaaaatcaagggaatgatcatactgatcagaatgacaatgagtatgttgttcaagaacaacatactcaacaacaacctactgaagaacaacatactgaacgtcaagaggaaacccaaag ggaacatgaagaggaacgtggtagtgatataagcatagacggtagggatgcagacttgctaatgactataagagatatatcggatagtctaagtcatcaaattcagaaagaaTCAGACCTGCCACagatgattactacccttccatatgtgagccaacctcttgcactttgtgaattggctccaatggatcaaactgtacaaattgtaaatgaagaatctcaactg gttgagatgaaaaaaaatgatgaagcagttactttggttgaaaaagaaccagtaactgtgcctgataaagatgtggaagaaaaaccaataaagagaagaaagctatgtaaaatagcaaataaagaggtgcaacatgaagatgaacaaggtaatccacccacaacatctgctcagatcatatcagtatctacaacacctgtcccagatgtggaaatcagagaagtagatccatataatccgatgtggaaagtggatccaaaattatggaaggaatacttgcaatggaaaaaatcaagaaaaacaacccatgaagaaaggaaagtagtctccacaaccagaaagaaagactttttcagacagcttgaagaaaacacatgggtacatggagac acattggatCTGCTATTCGcccacttgcagaataaaatgttgcatctcaagcaccattgcaagcgttcttttagaatattacattcctcttttctg actggaatcaataaaccagactgcattgtttggaaccacatttttgatactcatctggtgacaccagataataagaaagctgaatggacagacccaacagcacacctaagtatatggacagaaaaagatgtcgaatactatttcaacactgctgttggtgattacaacgacataccagggtggggagatgtcaactacgtgattacctgcatcaacataaaagaacactggttggctattgcagctgatatgagaaaatgcaggatctacgtgttcgactcaatgccaaattatgttgagcagaaacttgttgatgaagctcttcaaatgcctgcacgatgcattgcctcactcgcgattgcaattggagtcaacctccattcagatcgtttcacatatggcccttggccaatacgcagatcgaaggccacattacagaaagggcgttcattggattgtggaattttctgtaccaaatttgttgaatgccttgtaactgctagtgaccttggttgtctaactgtgccaaacatgaaactgtttagacaacaatatgtgctggaactttgggccaataaatacttttgttaa
- the LOC127150256 gene encoding uncharacterized protein LOC127150256 isoform X1, which yields MDDTITKQSLELYEMKQMLERLVQNQTENQGNDHTDQNDNEYVVQEQHTQQQPTEEQHTERQEETQREHEEERGSDISIDGRDADLLMTIRDISDSLSHQIQKESDLPQMITTLPYVSQPLALCELAPMDQTVQIVNEESQLETTKKQVEMKKNDEAVTLVEKEPVTVPDKDVEEKPIKRRKLCKIANKEVQHEDEQGNPPTTSAQIISVSTTPVPDVEIREVDPYNPMWKVDPKLWKEYLQWKKSRKTTHEERKVVSTTRKKDFFRQLEENTWVHGDTLDLLFAHLQNKMLHLKHHCKRSFRILHSSFLTGINKPDCIVWNHIFDTHLVTPDNKKAEWTDPTAHLSIWTEKDVEYYFNTAVGDYNDIPGWGDVNYVITCINIKEHWLAIAADMRKCRIYVFDSMPNYVEQKLVDEALQMPARCIASLAIAIGVNLHSDRFTYGPWPIRRSKATLQKGRSLDCGIFCTKFVECLVTASDLGCLTVPNMKLFRQQYVLELWANKYFC from the exons atggatgacacaatcacaaagcagtcattggagctgtatgaaatgaagcagatgctggagagattggtccag aatcaaactgaaaatcaagggaatgatcatactgatcagaatgacaatgagtatgttgttcaagaacaacatactcaacaacaacctactgaagaacaacatactgaacgtcaagaggaaacccaaag ggaacatgaagaggaacgtggtagtgatataagcatagacggtagggatgcagacttgctaatgactataagagatatatcggatagtctaagtcatcaaattcagaaagaaTCAGACCTGCCACagatgattactacccttccatatgtgagccaacctcttgcactttgtgaattggctccaatggatcaaactgtacaaattgtaaatgaagaatctcaactg gaaacaacaaaaaaacaggttgagatgaaaaaaaatgatgaagcagttactttggttgaaaaagaaccagtaactgtgcctgataaagatgtggaagaaaaaccaataaagagaagaaagctatgtaaaatagcaaataaagaggtgcaacatgaagatgaacaaggtaatccacccacaacatctgctcagatcatatcagtatctacaacacctgtcccagatgtggaaatcagagaagtagatccatataatccgatgtggaaagtggatccaaaattatggaaggaatacttgcaatggaaaaaatcaagaaaaacaacccatgaagaaaggaaagtagtctccacaaccagaaagaaagactttttcagacagcttgaagaaaacacatgggtacatggagac acattggatCTGCTATTCGcccacttgcagaataaaatgttgcatctcaagcaccattgcaagcgttcttttagaatattacattcctcttttctg actggaatcaataaaccagactgcattgtttggaaccacatttttgatactcatctggtgacaccagataataagaaagctgaatggacagacccaacagcacacctaagtatatggacagaaaaagatgtcgaatactatttcaacactgctgttggtgattacaacgacataccagggtggggagatgtcaactacgtgattacctgcatcaacataaaagaacactggttggctattgcagctgatatgagaaaatgcaggatctacgtgttcgactcaatgccaaattatgttgagcagaaacttgttgatgaagctcttcaaatgcctgcacgatgcattgcctcactcgcgattgcaattggagtcaacctccattcagatcgtttcacatatggcccttggccaatacgcagatcgaaggccacattacagaaagggcgttcattggattgtggaattttctgtaccaaatttgttgaatgccttgtaactgctagtgaccttggttgtctaactgtgccaaacatgaaactgtttagacaacaatatgtgctggaactttgggccaataaatacttttgttaa
- the LOC103501839 gene encoding probable leucine-rich repeat receptor-like serine/threonine-protein kinase At3g14840 translates to MNRYLGSQGLAGTLPSQLFKLPYLDTLDLTLNYLAGEIPREWGSTKLVNIYLFGNRLTGSIPEEIGNITTLKRLHLGSNQLSGSLPSTLGNLSKLRMLGLSSNNFTGELPVSLGMLTNLTYFQISDNNFEGEIPSFIHTWVNVYTLGIQGSGLGGPIPYEIRFLTNLTDLRISDLNGGASFPFPSLNNLNYLVYLVLRNCNITGELPDYFGGMKSLEILDLCFNKMSGQIPPSLHSLVQLQFKKIFLTGNLLNGSMPDWMLREGTTVDLSYNKFNSLSPDTGCRYQNVNLFASSSLDNNSNLVSCLRNRTCAQVKSRLHINCGGKEETIDGVKFEGEEDTGEPLQFYSSETNWAFSNSGSFLDGYDTDYVARNSSALSMINSTLYETARISPMSLTYYVYCMAIGNYTIRLHFAEIMFTNDKNYSSLGRRIFYVYVQGRRVLKDFNIVNAAGGAGKDYTYSIPVSLTSGILEIQFYWAGKGTTNIPTSGVYGPLISAISVEPDSPSEGRKTSHVGAVVGILVVVAFVIILAPGILWWRGCLGRKNLKIQNFLIGSFTLKQIRAATNNFDISNKIGEGGFGPVYKGILLDGTMIAVKQFSAKSRQGNREFVNEIGLISSLNHPNLVKLHGCCTEADQLLLVYEYMENNSLAQALFGSQECQLNLNWPTRKKICIGIAKGLTFLHEESRLKIVHRDIKGTNVLLDKNLNPKISDFGLAKLDEEENTHISTRIAGTFGYMAPEYATRGYLTEKADVYSFGIVALEIVSGRSNTIHRSKDKCLYLLDWALC, encoded by the exons ATGAACAGATATCTGGGATCACAGGGTTTGGCGGGCACACTTCCATCGCAACTCTTCAAGCTGCCTTACTTGGACACGCT TGATCTCACTCTGAACTATCTTGCCGGTGAAATTCCTCGCGAATGGGGTTCCACAAAGCTTGTCAACAT TTACCTTTTTGGAAATCGGTTGACGGGTTCGATTCCAGAAGAGATTGGAAACATCACTACTCTTAAACGGCT GCACCTAGGTAGCAATCAACTTTCAGGAAGCTTACCTTCAACACTTGGAAATTTGTCCAAGTTGAGAATGCT AGGACTTTCCTCGAACAATTTCACTGGGGAGCTACCGGTTTCTCTGGGAATGCTGACCAATCTGACCTACTT CCAAATCAGCGACAATAACTTTGAAGGGGAAATACCCAGCTTCATTCATACTTGGGTAAATGTATATACATT AGGGATTCAAGGAAGTGGGTTGGGCGGGCCTATTCCTTATGAAATCAGATTTTTGACAAATTTGACCGACTT GAGAATAAGTGACTTGAATGGAGGAGCTTCGTTTCCCTTTCCATCGCTTAATAATTTGAATTACTTAGTTTATTT AGTATTGAGAAACTGCAATATAACAGGAGAGCTGCCAGATTATTTTGGTGGGATGAAATCTTTGGAGATCCT AGACCTCTGTTTCAACAAAATGAGTGGGCAGATTCCTCCTAGTTTACATAGCCTTGTCCAACTCCAATTCAAGAAAAT ATTTTTAACTGGGAACTTGCTAAATGGATCAATGCCTGATTGGATGCTGCGTGAAGGAACAACAGT TGATCTCTcttacaataaatttaattcacTCTCTCCGGATACAGGCTGTCGATATCAAAATGT AAACCTATTTGCAAGCTCTTCGCTAGACAATAATTC TAACCTTGTATCCTGTTTGCGGAACCGCACTTGTGCCCAAG TTAAGTCCCGTCTCCATATTAATTGTGGTGGGAAGGAAGAAACCATTGATGGTGTTAAGtttgaaggagaagaagataCAGGCGAACCATTACAATTCTACTCAAGTGAAACAAATTGGGCATTTAGCAATTCTGGCAGTTTTTTGGACGGTTATGACACTGACTATGTTGCTAGGAATTCATCTGCACTCTCTATGATAAATTCCACACTGTATGAAACTGCTCGAATTTCTCCAATGTCTCTTACATACTATGTATATTGCATGGCAATTGGAAACTACACGATAAGGCTCCATTTTGCTGAAATAATGTTCACCAATGATAAAAATTATAGCAGCCTCGGAAGAcgcattttttatgtttatgtgCAG GGAAGGCGGGTGTTGAAGGATTTTAATATTGTCAACGCTGCTGGTGGTGCAGGTAAAGATTACACATATTCAATTCCCGTCAGTCTTACTAGTGGTATTTTGGAGATACAATTTTATTGGGCTGGGAAGGGGACAACTAATATTCCGACAAGTGGAGTCTATGGCCCTTTGATTTCTGCCATTTCAGTAGAGCCTG ACTCTCCATCAGAAGGTCGAAAAACCTCACATGTAGGAGCAGTTGTTGGAATTTTGGTTGTAGTGGCTTTTGTTATAATTTTGGCACCTGGAATTTTGTGGTGGAGAGGCTGTCTTGGAAGAAAAA ATTTGAAGATTCAAAATTTTCTAATTGGCTCATTTACACTAAAGCAAATCAGAGCTGCGACAAATAATTTTGACATTTCCAATAAGATAGGAGAAGGTGGTTTTGGACCTGTTTATAAG GGTATTCTTCTAGATGGTACCATGATTGCGGTGAAGCAATTTTCTGCGAAATCAAGGCAAGGAAACCGTGAATTTGTGAATGAGATAGGCTTGATATCTTCTTTGAACCACCCAAATCTAGTTAAACTGCATGGATGTTGTACCGAAGCAGATCAACTTTTGCTTGTATATGAATATATGGAAAATAACAGTCTTGCGCAAGCTCTCTTTG gatctcaAGAATGCCAATTAAACTTGAATTGGCCAACAAGGAAAAAGATTTGTATTGGCATAGCCAAAGGTTTAACTTTTCTGCACGAGGAGTCAAGGTTGAAGATTGTTCACCGAGATATCAAAGGTACTAATGTGTTGTTAGATAAAAATCTCAACCCAAAGATTTCCGACTTTGGTTTGGCCAAGCTTGATGAAGAGGAAAACACTCATATTAGCACCCGGATTGCTGGAACGTT TGGATATATGGCACCAGAATATGCGACACGAGGCTATCTAACGGAGAAAGCAGATGTTTATAGCTTTGGTATCGTGGCATTAGAAATAGTTAGTGGAAGGAGCAACACTATACATCGGTCAAAGGATAAATGCCTTTATCTTCTTGATTGG GCTCTGTgttga
- the LOC127143811 gene encoding probable LRR receptor-like serine/threonine-protein kinase At1g07650, which translates to MDLVDPKLGSNFNEEEAMKMMNIAFLCTNVSPSARPTMSSVVSMLEGKVSVKELISDPDDMRKEMKAIWTLIQQNETVTNDKNNTESLSFINMGSTSSSISMKSRN; encoded by the coding sequence ATGGACCTAGTTGATCCTAAGTTGGGGTCAAACTTCAACGAGGAAGAGGCAATGAAAATGATGAATATTGCTTTTCTTTGCACCAATGTCTCTCCCTCGGCAAGACCTACAATGTCCTCTGTAGTGAGCATGCTGGAAGGTAAGGTTTCTGTCAAGGAATTGATTTCAGATCCAGATGACATGAGAAAAGAGATGAAGGCAATATGGACCCTTATTCAGCAGAATGAAACGGTAACCAACGACAAGAACAATACTGAGAGCCTATCGTTCATAAACATGGGATCAACCAGTTCTTCGATATCAATGAAGAGCAGAAACTAG
- the LOC103501840 gene encoding probable small nuclear ribonucleoprotein F: MSIPVNPKPFLNNLTGKTVVVKLKWGMEYKGFLVSVDSYMNLQLANTEEYIDGQFTGSLGEILIRCNNVLYLRGVPEDEEIEDAERD, encoded by the exons ATG AGCATCCCAGTTAACCCGAAGCCATTTTTGAACAATTTGACTGGAAAGACTGTGGTTGTTAAACTCAAGTGGGGAATGGAGTACAAAG GATTTCTTGTCTCGGTGGACTCGTACATGAACTTGCAG CTTGCCAATACTGAGGAATATATCGACGGGCAGTTTACTGGGAGTCTTGGAGAAATATTGATCAG GTGTAACAATGTTCTTTATCTTCGAGGAGTACCAGAGGATGAAGAGATAGAAGATGCCGAGCGTGACTAG
- the LOC107992032 gene encoding zinc finger BED domain-containing protein RICESLEEPER 1-like: protein MEMSNDSSIKKPKRLTSVVWNHFERVRKADICYAVCVHCNKKLSGSSNSGTTHLRNHLMRCLKRSNYDVSQLLAAKRLKKDSSSGLANIGFDEGQRKDEFKSAIVKYDPNQRRDEVVTIASSKFDQERSQNDLARMIILHGYPLSIVEHVGFKVFVKNVQPLFEVLPNSTVELSCMEIYQKEKEKIFETINRLPGRINVSVEMWSSSENIDYLCLTAHYIDEDWKLQKKLLNFITLDSSHTEDMLSDVIIKCLVDWGIDCKLFALTFDDFSTNYEIIRRIKEHILKKRSLLSNGSLFDVCSAAHTINAIAKDVIEAMREVNQKIRGSFKYIRSSQVTQRRFNEMAHQVGITSQKILVPDNLGQWNSTYFMLETAVEYKGAFNLLQKHDSHYASALTALEWEWTTGVAEYLKLFVEIVNIFSSNKSPTANIYFPEMCDVHIQLIEWCKSSDSFLNSLASKIKAKYDKYWSKCSLALAVAAVLDPRFKMKLVEYYYSQIYGSMALDRIKEVSDGIKELYDQYSICFSMVDQGSRGSGLPGMDNDSRDRLKGFDKFLHETSQSQSVMSDLDKYLEEPVFPRNCDFNILNWWNVHTPRYPILSMMARDVIGTPMSSIAPEFAFCTGGRVLDRYRSSLSPDTRQALICAQDWLCIELEDPRPLSTASYIPLLLGTN, encoded by the exons ATGGAAATGTCCAACGACTCATCGATCAAGAAACCGAAGAGGTTGACTTCAGTAGTTTGGAATCATTTTGAGAGGGTTAGAAAGGCCGACATTTGTTATGCTGTTTGCGTCCATTGCAACAAGAAACTTAGTGGCTCAAGTAACAGTGGGACCACCCATCTAAGAAACCACTTGATGCGATGTCTAAAAAGATCCAATTACGATGTTTCTCAACTACTTGCGGCCAAGAGATTAAAAAAGGATAGTTCAAGTGGTCTTGCAAACATCGGCTTTGATGAGGGGCAAAGAAAAGATGAGTTTAAATCAGCAATTGTGAAATATGATCCAAATCAGAGAAGGGATGAAGTAGTCACCATTGCAAGCAGCAAGTTTGATCAGGAGCGGAGTCAGAATGATCTTGCTCGTATGATCATATTGCACGGTTATCCATTGTCTATTGTTGAGCATGTAGGGTTTAAAGTTTTTGTCAAAAACGTTCAACCTTTGTTTGAGGTATTACCCAATAGCACTGTTGAGCTTTCTTGTATGGAAATCTATCAGAAGGAGAAAGAGAAGATTTTCGAAACTATTAATAGATTGCCGGGTAGAATTAATGTTTCTGTTGAAATGTGGTCCTCATCAGAAAATATTGATTATTTATGCCTGACTGCACATTATATTGACGAGGATTGGAAATTACAAAAGAAGCTTTTGAATTTTATCACACTTGATTCTTCTCATACAGAGGATATGCTCTCCGACGTGATTATTAAATGCTTGGTGGATTGGGGCATTGACTGTAAGCTATTTGCACTGACATTTGATGATTTTTCAACCAATTACGAGATAATTAGAAGAATTAAAGAACACATCTTGAAGAAAAGGTCTCTTTTGAGTAATGGTAGTTTATTTGATGTATGTTCTGCCGCACATACCATAAATGCAATCGCTAAAGACGTGATAGAAGCTATGCGAGAGGTTAACCAAAAGATCCGAGGGAGTTTTAAATATATCAGAAGTTCACAAGTCACTCAAAGGAGGTTCAATGAGATGGCTCATCAAGTTGGGATCACCAGTCAGAAGATATTGGTCCCTGACAATCTTGGTCAATGGAATTCAACATATTTCATGCTCGAGACAGCTGTGGAATACAAGGGTGCATTTAATCTTCTACAAAAGCATGATTCTCATTATGCATCAGCTCTTACTGCTTTGGAGTGGGAGTGGACAACTGGCGTTGCTgaatatttgaaactttttgtcGAAATTGTGAACATCTTCTCGAGCAACAAATCTCCTACGgcaaatatatattttcctGAGATGTGTGATGTTCACATTCAATTAATAGAGTGGTGTAAGAGCTCGGATAGTTTTCTCAACTCCCTTGCATCGAAAATAAAGGCCAAGTATGATAAATATTGGAGCAAATGCAGTCTGGCCTTGGCAGTTGCAGCAGTTCTAGATCCAAGGTTCAAAATGAAATTGGTCGAGTATTACTATTCGCAGATTTACGGTAGTATGGCCTTGGATCGTATCAAGGAAGTTTCTGATGGTATCAAGGAACTTTATGATCAATATTCAATTTGCTTTTCGATGGTCGATCAAGGTTCGCGTGGAAGCGGTTTACCTGGGATGGACAATGACTCTAGGGACAGGCTAAAAGGCTTTGACAAGTTTCTTCATGAGACTTCCCAAAGTCAAAGTGTGATGTCTGACTTGGACAAATATTTAGAGGAACCAGTGTTTCCTCGAAACTGTGATTTCAACATATTAAACTGGTGGAATGTCCACACACCAAGGTACCCGATCTTGTCCATGATGGCTCGTGATGTTATTGGCACTCCAATGTCAAGCATTGCACCCGAGTTTGCATTTTGCACTGGAGGTCGAGTCCTCGATCGCTATCGAAGTTCCTTAAGCCCCGATACTCGTCAAGCTTTAATATGCGCACAAGATTGGCTTTGTATAGAACTTGAAG ATCCAAGACCACTGTCCACCGCTTCGTACATACCACTTCTGCTCGGAACCAATTAA